ACCAACTCAAACTCTCTCTGAGCGTGTGTGCTTGTATGTCTgttgagtgtgtgcgtgtgtgtgccttCATGCATGTGAGTATCATAATATCCAATATTTCATTTCTCCCATTGGAAATTGAGTCAGAAAATGCAATCTGCCATACTCCCAAtaccaaaatgtcattttgatcaAATGAAACATTCTTTCATCTAGGGTTGAATGTTTCCGCTAGGAATTACTGGTAAAATGAATAGATTCAAATCATGAAAGTGGATCAgaatacagaaacatattttaataacaaaacttAAGGTCCAATTATGTATGGAATTGATGAGTAAACATTTTAGAAGTCAATCTCATTGATCATCCATGATGCAATGCTTTAGCACTGCCCAGAGAGACAGGAGCAGATTCTTGTCCACAGGTTCCAGCGGTGATGTCGCACCTGAGTTGCCTCATaagagggaggttggggagggatcCAGTCATCCTTTTCATCCTGAGGACAGGTCCTCTTTCTCAGGATGAAGTCTCTCCTGACATGTGGCTTCATCGCATAAAAGACGTTGGCATTCTTTGGAATCTTCATTTCTGGGGAGAGAGGGGTACAGGTTGGATAGGTGGCACTCGAGACGTGCAGAGCAGGACACCCCAACATCTGACAGCCTCTGCCAGCAAAGGCCTGAGCCACAGACCTGAGAGCTGTCCAGATCAGCTCCAATACCACCAGACACATCCTCAACCATCTTCCCGGAGGAAAAACTAGGTCTAGGACTTCACCAGGACTAATGCCTGTTGCCTCCAAAGGCTTTGGGCTCCAGAAGATCACAGTTCATCTTGATTTTGCCAAAGCATACCCCTAGGGATTACATCTGAAATCTTACACAGATGACTCATGTGCTCAATGTTTCACCCCCAGTTCAGCAAGGTTTCCTGGTGGGTTTTGGGTGAAGCATTCCATGTTGAGCACTCTGATGTGATCATGGAATACTCAGTCAAGATGAAGAGAACACTAAGCAGTGGGAGAAAGTGGAAGAAGGTtgggcatggatggaggaagaCCTGAAGAGGGAGAGGCCCTCagcacacatatatttttgctgggggctcctcttttttttttttttttttttttttgcagtgctggagattgaacacagggccttgtgcttgggaggcaagcactctaccaactgagctatatccccagccctgggggctCCTCTTTATCCTCATTCTCCTAGTAGTAGTCCTCGtcttcttcccatctttctctccttcactctCTCAGTCTCCTTATATCCCATGAAATCACCTGGTTGGCAAGTGCTCCATAGGTTGCAGgtgccacaccctctgccataATGCACAGTCTCAGTTCAGAACCAAATGGAATGCTATGAAACCCAGAGCCAAAGCAGGAGTCCCCTGCTAATTTATTTTCCCCAAGTATTTGACAGGGAGGAAAGTATGACCAACTGAGACACCTTGTGTTAGCCATGTTCTGCCATTGTTGCTAGTCAGCTCCATGTGGACCAGGCATCCTACAAGGGAGGCCACATCCCAAATGCTGCCCTACTGAGATCAATCATTCCAAAGACCAGGAAAGGAACGGCTTCACTCCCACATTTTCCTATGGTCCAGGGATGCAACAACCCCCAGTGGGTTTCAGACGGCCAGCGAGTCCCTGGTCTGAACAcctgtctcctgctgccctcctctaAAAAGGGCCTGTTCTCTATTTGGGTTTGGATGGATGTACCTGTGCTATGAATTTCCGAGCCCACCAAGGTTTAGCCTTCTACTTCCGTGAACTCTACTCACTTAACAGTATTAGTGGATTCGGATATGAGAGAATGTTTCATAGGCTGGTTTTGGATGCGGTTTTCAGTGTGGACAGAAAGGGGATCATAGCTGCTTTAGGGTTTTggctcacagaaaagaaaacagcaatggcATTAATTACAGGTCAGCTTTGTGGCATACGTGCCTAGGAAGCCCTCATCTGATTTTAGTGAGGGAAAATAACCTGGCTCTACTGATTCCATCTAGGCAAGTGGACTCAGGCACAGAAGACTTGGTCATTTGTGCAGTGTCAGACTGTTGAGGCTGTCtcccagtctgtttttttttcacatttagtcCTGTTCCTGCTTGCTAGAATACTGACAATGCTCTGCACAGAGAGTGGATTTCTGGTCATGGAGAAGGCTTTCAATAGTACTGCTTCAGTCCACAAATGCACCAACTGCATCCTTAGCCCCTGTGTTCCCATCTTCCTCTGCAAACACTCCTCTCAGTGAGCCCTGGGGGCCACATGACCCCTGCAAGAATGCTTTCTTCCTCGCTCCTCAGTGATATCAGCATTGAATGCCTGTTGCTGTCCAGGGTTGGACACCTGGTGGGGAGGTACACTAGCCCCTGGGGCTGATCAGAGAACCTAGAGACCTTCCCAGCAGTGCcagtgtggttttctttgtgCACCAGGCCCATCAGTACCTGTTTGAGTTTTGTTCTTGGTCAGATTCTACTCTTTTGGGCTACGAGTTGACCTGAGTGCACTTCTTCAATATGGCTCCCCACCATCTGATTGTCCCACTTACTGTGCTGTTGGGAGATGATTTGTCCCAGTTCATAGTCTTGTGGCTTCTCCTGCATCAGCAAGTGATGTTCCAGGGCCCTGCGAATGACCGTAGGAGCCCTGTCGTTGCATGTCACCTGCATCAACGTGGGAGATAGGCCTTGAGGAAATGGGCCGTGGTGTGGCTACCCAAGAACAGTGTCAGGGACATTCAGGGGGAAGTTCAGCTCTAAATACAGGGGCACCATCATTACTCACTACTCCACTACCTAAGGGTAGCCTCCTGGTAATTGCCTGGGGTCTTCCTCAGGGCTATGACACCAATCCTCCTACAAAGGTCTGCCTGGCCCTGCCATTGCCCTTTGTGGAGCCACATTTCACTCAGGGTCAAAGGACGCCACAGCCTGGGTAGAGAAACACTTTCATGCCACCACGATGGAAGGAATGGACCAGTGACCTCCTCTCTCCCAGGGCTGTTGCAGAATGCAGGGTGAATTTTGGGGTGGCCCAGGCAGAAACCCAAGAGACTTTGGTTGTGATTGCCAGGGCACAGAACACACTCAGAGGGAAGACCAATGATAGCCGTGAgagctcctggcctccagaggctCAGTACTGCCTGGGATGGAGGAGGACACCTCACTCAGCCAGGGTGGCATGGGAATGGGCCCCTGTACAGCACCTCCCTGGAGGTGGAGTGTGCTCCATCCACATGAATATCGCTTCTACAGCGAGACCCTCGGCGCCCTGTTCAAGGGGTAGGAAGAATCTCGTgttgctctcctcctccatgtgCACCAGCATTCTCCATCCCACACAGTGcagcctgcatcctgcatcctgcattcTGTCCTTTTCTCATCTCCCACCATGACCTGCCCCCGCACTTCTGGTCTGCACACTGCCATGTAACACACAGACTCCCTCACAAATGGGGGTGGAAATAGTCACGCTCTCCCTCAACTCAGGTCAAGCCCTTAACAGTgacctctctcttctttattcccatctctctttcctgacCATTGAAAAACTCCCAATTCAAGAGGGCAAGAGTGGCCCATGGTATGGGATTTGTGTTTGCTCCCTGCCCTGGGATAGCACAGGGGACACCTCTTCCGCCAGGCTTACCTGGACAGTCTTGCCATCCTTTGCACTCTGGTGCTCCAGTCTGACATTTATGAGGCAGCtgtctttcacctgtttcttgGACCGGGGCCATGAGCATCTGCCCGTTATGTATCCGATGGCCCTGgatttcttcatgtgttttgtgGCCGTCGGCTTGGGCCTAGCCTGTTGAGAAGAGATGTGACTGGAGGCTGGGCTGATGGTACACTCCATGGCTGAGGCCTCAGAAGTTGATTCTGACAACTGTGGGGGATGGAATATCAGCAAAGACCAGAAACTGACGAACACCCCCACCTGTGCTCATGCAGGAGGCAGCCCTGCCAGCCCGCTTACCAGGATGCGCTGTGAGTCCCTCCTGGTCTGCTCCTCCAGGTGGACCTGTACGAAGCTGCTCTCTTCTGCCTGCTTGTTGTAATGAGGCAGTAGGGAACTGCTGTTGGTGACACTATTGGTACTGGAGTCCTTGCTTTCAGTGGCCTGGGGTAGTGGTCTGGCTGCCACTGAAGAGCTGCTGCTCACAGCTCGTGGGATCCTGTGAGTCACCGAAGAAGTGGACTCCAAGAACTGTGGGGGATGGAAACATCAGCAGAGCCCAGAAACTCAGCCACCCCCACCTGTCAGGGTGCTCTACAGGCATTCTAGAACATATGTCCAGGAGCTGAGGCTTTTTGTCACCCTGGTGGATGTGAAGGAGCACCAGGGGTAAAGAGCGAGTAAGGTAGGTGTTTACCTCCTTTGTCTTCCTGTTGGCCCACTTCCTGGTGACTCTTTTCCTGAGGACAAAATCAAAGTCCACGCGGGGATTGATGGCATAGAACACATTGCCATCAGCAGGGATCCTCAGCACTGGATAGGGTGGGGCAGAGGTTGGAAGGTGAGTGACACTCAAGGAGTACACAACAGAACATGGCCCAAGACTGACAGCCTCTGGCAGGTCAGGCTTGAGCTCTAGACCTGAGGGCCTTCCAATCTAGATAATGTTGCACCGAAAGCATCCTCAGGGACTTTCCCTGAGGAAAGAGTATGCACGGGATCTAAAC
This genomic stretch from Sciurus carolinensis unplaced genomic scaffold, mSciCar1.2, whole genome shotgun sequence harbors:
- the LOC124974513 gene encoding ral guanine nucleotide dissociation stimulator-like isoform X2, whose protein sequence is MEYKNIVVTCQDRAPAVIRRALQEHLLNEEDPEDFELLQIVSEHKMLRIPADGNVFYAINPRVDFDFVLRKRVTRKWANRKTKEFLESTSSVTHRIPRAVSSSSSVAARPLPQATESKDSSTNSVTNSSSLLPHYNKQAEESSFVQVHLEEQTRRDSQRILLSESTSEASAMECTISPASSHISSQQARPKPTATKHMKKSRAIGYITGRCSWPRSKKQVKDSCLINVRLEHQSAKDGKTVQVTCNDRAPTVIRRALEHHLLMQEKPQDYELGQIISQQHKMKIPKNANVFYAMKPHVRRDFILRKRTCPQDEKDDWIPPQPPSYEATQVRHHRWNLWTRICSCLSGQC
- the LOC124974513 gene encoding ral guanine nucleotide dissociation stimulator-like isoform X1; translated protein: MSFSNPDQVTCQDRAPAVIRRALQEHLLNEEDPEDFELLQIVSEHKMLRIPADGNVFYAINPRVDFDFVLRKRVTRKWANRKTKEFLESTSSVTHRIPRAVSSSSSVAARPLPQATESKDSSTNSVTNSSSLLPHYNKQAEESSFVQVHLEEQTRRDSQRILLSESTSEASAMECTISPASSHISSQQARPKPTATKHMKKSRAIGYITGRCSWPRSKKQVKDSCLINVRLEHQSAKDGKTVQVTCNDRAPTVIRRALEHHLLMQEKPQDYELGQIISQQHKMKIPKNANVFYAMKPHVRRDFILRKRTCPQDEKDDWIPPQPPSYEATQVRHHRWNLWTRICSCLSGQC